TTTCTGCCAAGTGATGCCTGTACTTGAAGTGCCACCTTCTGCATTTAAACCTGCACCGAAAGTAGATTCAGCTGTTGTGCGTTTAATTCCACATAAAGAATTGCCGCACCCTGTAAAAGATTTATATTGGCTGAACCGTGTTTGCTCCCAAGCGTTTAATCAACGTCGTAAAACATTGCGTAATGCACTCTCAACGTTATTTTCACCTGAAAATCTGACCGCACTTGACATTGATTTAAATGCACGTGCAGAAAATTTGGCTATCGTAGATTATGCACGTTTAGCAAACTGGTTAGCGGATAATCCTCCTGCTGATATTAATAAAGATGAAATTTTAGATTCAGAAGAATAAAAAGAGCGGTCAAAATGATCTGCACCCCAAAAGTTGGACTCAACAAACCAACAATTGAGGTGCAGATTTTTTATGGGTAAACACTACACAATCGAATTTAAATTACAGGTTCTTCAACCTATTTTGAATGGGAAAATGAGTATTAGAGAAACTGCGCGTTTTTACAATATTCCTTCCAACTCCCTAGTCGGGACATGGTTGAAACGATTTGAAAAAAGTGGCATAAAAGGACTTATTCCCCGTAAACCATCAGGACGACCGCCGATGAAACCCAAATATGCAAAAATGCCACCGCCACCCAAAACTGAAGAAGACCGTTTACGCCTGAGAATTTTACAGCTTGAAGCGGAGGTAGCCTACCTAAAGGAGTTGAGAAGGCTCAGACTTCAGGACGAAGCCGAGCAACGGAAATTATCCAAAGGTTAAGAACACGCTATCCGTTAAAATGGCTTTTAGGCTTTGCACAATTAGCGCGTAGTACGTTTTTTGCTAAACTTCAGATTAAACTGGATAAGGATGAGTTGTTGAAAAAGACCATTAAACGCATCAAAGCCAACCATCCTGATTATGGCTACCGACGTGTTCATGCCTGCTTGCCAGGCGTGAATCATAAAAAAGTTCAACGTTTAATGCAGACACTTGGGCTTCAAGTGCGGTCAAGAAAAAGCAAGAAATTTACGACCTATCGAGGCACGATAGGGGTGATTGCACCGAATCATCTTGAACGCGATTTTAGTGCAACGGCCCCGAACCAAAAATGGGTGACCGATATCACCGAGTTTAAGGCGAAAGATGGGAGCAAAGTCTATTTATCCCCAATTTTAGACTTATTTAACAATGAGATAGTTTCATATAATCTCAGCTATTCCCCAAACTGGGCGCAAGTAGAGGACATGTTAATGCAAGCCGTCAAAGGATTAAATAAAGCTTGTGGTGTCATTTTACATTCAGACCAGGGATGGCAATATCAAATGGTGGCTTATCGTCGAATCTTGGCTGAACATGGCATCATTCAAAGTATGTCGAGAAAAGGGAATTGCTTGGACAACGCCGCAATGGAAAGTTTCTTTGGACGATTAAAAACAGAATGTTTTTATGGTCGGGAATTTAACAGTAGAGAGGAGATAGTTGATGCCGTCAGGGATTATTTGGATTACTATAATCACCGACGGATTCAACTAAAATTAAAAGGACTGAGTCCGGTACAATATCGAAAACAATCCTTTAAATAACAGTCTAACTTTTTGGGGTCAGATCAAAAATGGCAACCTATTTCGTTGGTGATTTGCAAGGCTGTTATGATGAATTACAGCTTTTATTAGCGCGTGTAGATTTCAATCCTACGCAAGATAAACTTTATCTTGTGGGGGATCTTGTGGCCCGTGGGGATAAATCACTTGAATGTCTTCGTTTCGTAAAATCACTTGGTAATGCAGCACAAACTGTACTAGGGAATCACGATTTACATTTAATTGCGACCGCACTGGGTATTAAAAAGGTAAAACCACGTGATCGTGTTGATGCGATTTTTAATGCCCCCGATTGTGATGAACTGATTCATTGGTTACGCCATCAGCCCCTACTTGTGCATAATGAAGAATTAAACTTCCTGATGGCACACGCAGGTATTTCGCCTGATTGGGATTTGGAAACTGCGAAAGCTTGTGCAGCTGAAGTTGAACAGATTTTACAGCACGGCGATTTTCATTATCTTATTGAAAATATGTATTCTGAACAGCCTGATCGCTGGTCGCCAGATTTACAGGGCTTAGCGCGTCATCGTTACATTATTAATGCTTTCACTCGAATGCGTTTTTGCTATTTAGATCATCGCTTTGATTTTGCTTGTAAATCCTCTTTAAAAGATGCACCAGCGGAACTCACGCCTTGGTTTAATTTAGATAATCCACTTTATAAACAAATTCCCATTGTCTTTGGGCATTGGGCAAGTTTAGTCGATGAACCCACTCCACAAGGTATTTATGCCCTAGATACTGGTTGTGTATGGAATAATCGAATGACTATGTTGCGCTGGGAAGACAAACAATGCTTCACACAAAGTGCGGTCAAAAATTACAGTGATTTTTAAGGAAATGCTATGCTCTCTCTTACGGCTGAATCTTGTGAACTGTTCAATATTCCTTTCTACCAATTTGCCCAAATGAAAAAATTCTGCCCGGAAGATATTCCGGCGATTAAAGCGGATTACAAATTACATTGGGATAACTGGAAAGCGATTATTCAAGAAGTGGCAAAGCAGCTTGGCACACCTTTTGCGAAGCCGCATATTGAAAGTTGGACCAATGGCTGGCAAGTACGGGCGCATTTCTTCGCTTATTTTAAATACGAGTTTAATCAAAATTCTGCAGCAATCTTTTCCGTGCTATTAAATCGTCGTCGATTAAGAGTGTGCTTAGATTGGCATTGCTATCGTGCAGATCGCTCACAAATTAATGTGCAACAATATAATCAGTGGCTTGAGCAATTTGATTTCAAACAATTTGCTGATTTTGATATTTGGCGAGAAGATGAAAGCGAATATGATGATTTTCGCCAAGTGAAGCGCATTTCTGAAAAGGATCTTCTCTTGCGTTCAGATGAGGATTTTTGGTGTATTGGAAAAAGCATTGAAAAAGCTGAACTTCATCAAATCGATCCCGTTTCATTTATCACAAGAACCATTCAACAATTGCAACCGCTTTATGATCGCTGTCATCAATAAAGTGCGGTCATTTCCATTAAATTTTTTCGTCTTTTTATTTGTTATGCTATCATTACATTAGTTTAACATTTTTAACAATTTTGCTTTTAGGAGTACTTTATGAAAAACGTCGTGATCGTTGGCGGTGGCGCCGGCGGCATAGAGTTAGCGACATTTTTAGGCGATAAATTAGGTCGCAAAAAACAGGCTAAAGTGACGCTTGTGGATCGCAATGCGACCCACTTGTGGAAACCCTTATTACATGAAATTGCCACAGGTGTGATGGATGATGGCACCGATTCTCTGAGTTATCGTGCACACGGTAAAAACCACCATTTTAGCTTTGAGCAAGGTTCAATCACACGTATTAATCGTGAGCAAAAATATGTTGAACTTGCTCCTGTTTATGGGCAAGAAGGCGATATGCTCGTGGTTGCACGTCGTATTCCTTATGATTACTTAGTAATTGCGATCGGTAGTAAATCGAACGATTTCAATACAAAAGGCGTGGCTGATAACTGTATTTTCTTAGACAGCTCTGATCAAGCACTTCGCTTCCAACAAAGAATGTTGGAATTATTCCTTAAATTTTCAGAAAACCGTGTATTAGACGATATTGGTGAAGAAGAATTTAAACAGAAATTAGTCGATGAGAGCAAAGTCAATATTGCGATTGTTGGTGGTGGTGCAACTGGCGTGGAATTAACCGCAGAGCTTTATCATGCGACTGAAGACTTATCTTCTTATGGTTACGGCAAAATCGATAATTCTTGCTTGCAAGTCACCTTAGTTGAAGCGGGCCAGCGCTTACTTCCAGCGTTACCTGAAAATTTATCTGCTGCGGTATTAGATGAATTGCAAGAAATGGGTGCAAATGTGAAATTAAATACGATGATCACAGAAGCCCAACCAAATACACTTATTACCAAAGATGGCGAAGAAATCAAAGCTGATCTGATTGTGTGGGCAGCGGGTGTTCGCACCTCAACGGTGACACAGCAATTCGATGGATTAGAGCTTAATCGCATCAATCAATTAGTGGTAAAAGATACTCTTCAAACCACGGTTGATGACAGTATTTTTGCCATTGGTGACTGTGCGGCATTAATGCAACCAAACGGTAAATTAGTCCCGCCAAGAGCGCAAGCGGCACACCAAATGGCAAAAGCTTGTGCAAAAAATATCTTTGCACTTTTTGAGCAAAAACCATTAAAAGCATTCAAATACAATGATAAAGGGACCTTGGTTTCTCTTTCAAGCTTTACCGCATTGGGTAGCATTTCAAATAAATTTGGGAAAAATCCACTGACTGTTCAAGGTAAATTTGCACAGTTTGCGTATTTATCCTTATATCGTATGCACCAACATGCTTTGCATGGATGTATTAAGATCGGCTTGATTATTTTAGTGGATAAACTTAACCACTATTTAAAACCAAGATTGAAATTACATTAAGAGAACACTAAGTTTATATATGAGCAGTTTCTAGAAACTGATATATTGAGTTAAGGCCTGACAACAATATTATATCGTTGTCAGGCCTTTTAATTTTAGTTAAAACGTATAATTGACATTTAAACGAATGTCTCGACCTGGCTCAGGTAATGTTGATATCCCTGCACGTTGACTATGGCTTCGATAATATTTGTAAAACGCATTATCTAGAGCAAGATTCACATTAATATTTTCAACCGGTTTCCATGTAATATAGAAATCACTTACCCCATATCCAGGGCGTTTAGTGGTTGTTGCACCACCGCCACGATTATTCGTTGTTGAGTCATAACTGGTATGTTGTACAAAGCGACCTTTCCAGCCAATTTCAATATCAGGTTGAGTAAAGCGATAAGATACGCCTGTTGTCCAAGTACGTCCAATCGGAATAGCTGTCACGGTACTATCTACTGTTCTGCCATCTAATTCAGGTTTACTATAAGCTACACCTGCACGTAATGTTAAACCTTCATATTTGTAAGCTGCACCGACTTCATATCCGTGGTTTCTTAGCTTGCCTGCATTTTGGATTTCGTAAAAACCAGGACGAATAAGTGTAAATGCGTGAGTATCTTTTACCGTTTGCCAGAAATAGCTTCCATTTAACGAGAAATTATCGGCTAGTTTGTAATTGAAACCCACTTCTGCATTACGGGATTTCTCTGGTTTAATATTTGATGCTATTGAGTAAATCGCTGTCTTACCTCGAGTTGAACCTGACGATAGCATTACTTCATGGAAACGAGGGCTTCGTGTTGCATAGTTTAAGCTTGCATTAAAACTTAGATCATTATTCGCTTCATAAATTAAACCAACACTCGGATTTACACTTCCCTTATGAGATTTTTTGCCATTCATTGCTCGGAAATCAAAGTGATCATAACGTAATCCGGTTGTTAAAGTAAAAGCACCTAAACCCCAGATACCTTCTGTATAAACACCGACATCACGTTTCTTTTGAGTTTTCATTTGAACACCGTTTTGTACGGTGAGCGAATTAGGTTTACCCTCTTGATCACGATAATTAACACCGTATTTAATAAGATGAGACTGTCCCACTGCGCTTTCTAAATTTAAATTTGCCCCATTAGCAATTAAACGTGTTTTTGAATTCTCACTTGGCTCTTTACGATTAATCACAGAATGATACACATTGGCTTTAGCATTAGTCACAAAGCCCATATTCTTACCATTCCATTCTAAATTTGTCGTATCATTTTGTGTTATACGATAGCGAGGAGCATTATTTGCCTCATTATTGTCTTGCGCAAAATCAAACTCTTCACGAAGGGCACGAACACCATAATGACGTTCTTGACGATGACTGACTTCGATTCTGTGGTTTTCATTGACATCAAAACCAAGCTTAGCTAATAAGCCACGCTGTCCTAATGCACTATTTTTTACTTTATAGCCATTACCGTCTTTATAATCACGTTCAGTCACAAAATTAGCAGAAATTAATGCATCTACAGGGCCAGCTTTAGAATAAACCGTTGCCCCTTTAGACCAGCCACTATTTGAACTTACACCTGCATTAACTTTGAAGCCGATATCTTGTCCTTCTTTGAGCAAATCTTTTGCACTCACTGTTTCTGCAACAATTGCACCGCTTGTAGCTCCAATTCCAGCACTTGCTGAACCCGTCCCTTTTTGCACATCAACACGTTTTAATAAAGACGGATCAAACATGAAACGACCTTGGTGATGGAATAATTGTGCATCGGTATAAGCACCATCAATTTTTACATCAACTTGATCTTGTCCCATACCACGAATTGTAAACCATTGTGAGGTACCACGACCGCCACCAAAATTAATTGCTGGTTCATCCTTTAATAAACCTTTTAATTCGGTCTCAGTGCTACGCTCCATTGTTTTTGTCGTAATCACATTGGTTTTACTTTTTGCCCCACTATTTTCGGAAACAACATTAATCACATCTAGTTGTTCTTCAGCTTGGACATTCGCTGCAATAAACACAGCAAGTGGCAATAAAGCAAAATTTGCTTTCTTCATAAGTACACCTTTAATAAAATTAAAATGATAACAATTATTATTTATTTTTATATGTTGAGTCAAGATTTCTTTGCGTTTTTGTTGTCTAAGTTGGCTACATATAAAAAAGCCCTGTATAAACAGGGCTTGAATCATCTTTTATTACTTAGAAAGTATATTTTACTGTTGCGTAATAAGCACGACCAGGTTCGTTATAAGTATGAGCATTGTAATTTGTACTGCTTGATGAACGATAAATGCGTTTATCAAATAAGTTACTTACGCCAACACGAATGCTGATTGTATCTTTCCAATTATAACCCGCACTTAATCCCCAAACTGCATAGCCACCAATATCTTCTGAGCCAGCAAGTTGATTAACGTATGTATTGTTACCATTTTCCATACGGTTTTCTGGATTTTTACGGGATTTTTGTTTACCGTATTGCGTATAAGTTAACATTGCATCCAAACTATCGGTAATTTGATAACTTAAGCTTGAATTCAAGGTATATTTCGGCACGATAGAAAGCGGGTTACCTGTATCTTTATTTTTGGTTTTATGCATATAAGTGAAGTTATTCACCCAGTTTAATTTATCTTGGATTAGTGGTAATGTCAGATTACCTTCAAAACCTTCAATCACTGCGCGGTTTGCATTACCCCATTTATACACATAGTTACCTAAGTTAGTTAAACCGATAAATTCACCATCAGATACGATTTTATTACGATAATCATTACGGAAGTAAGCTACAGAAGCAAGAAGTCCATTTTTATCATATTCAATTCCGATTTCTTTATTCCAGCTGGTTTCCGGTTTAATGTCGCTATTACCTTGGAAATAACAAGTTTTATTATTTGGTACATTCGTTGGACAACCTTGACCTAAGGTAAATAGCAAGTAATTTGGGTTAGTTTGATAAAGGTTCGGTGCTTTATAAGCTCTTGCAATCCCACCTTTAATTCTCCAATCATCGTTGAGGCTTTGTAAGAAGTTTAATCCACCGCTTACATTAGAACCAGAATAACTGTTATAATCATAACGTAAAGATGGCGTTAGGATAGTAGATTGGGTTGCTGAAATATTATCTTCAACAAATACTGCCCATTCCGTTTGGCTGCTATGACCACCTCGTACATTTGAGATACCGCTTGGTAGGCGTTCTTTCAAATCATAAAGCACCTTCCCTGTTTTTTTATCTCGTCGTCCACCAAGTAACTGTGTCATAGAAGCGTCATCATCTAAACTGCTATGCGCACCTTCAAAACCAACTGTCAGCATATGATCTACACCCAAGGTAAATGGAATATAGAATTCTGAACTAAAACGTGTATTTTTAAGAATGGAATCGCTAAAAGCTGATGTACTCGAATAACTGCCCTCTGGACCACCTGCTAAGTATTCTGGTAAACGGCTGTTTTTCGTTTTATCAAAAGTAATATAGGTTTTATTGTCAAAATGATCGAATTTACCTTCATAGGTTAAAGCATAGTTTTGACGATATAAACGAGCAGTTTCAGCTTTGCTTCCTGCCAAGGTTTTGGTTTCAGGATAGTTTTTATTATTGTAAAGCCCTGCTGAGCTATTTTGTGTATCACCGTTATAAATATTACCTTGACGGTTAAAACCAGAATCCAAGGTTAATTTATTTTTCTCATTGATATTCCACACTAAACGGCCATTAATATCTTTATTACGTACACCTTCACGACCGGCAATAGCAGGATCGCCATTAATACCGACTTCATCCGCTTGCGTTTTGTTCCAGTTACCATATAAACGGAATTGCAATACGTCTTTAATTAACGCTCCGCTTAGATTAAAACCGACACGGTTCGTTGCGCCTTCGTCGCTATCTTCGGGTTGGTTGGTGTAATAACTTAAGCTCCCGTGTAAATCATTGGTAACAGGTTTAGTGATAATATTTACCACCCCACCCATTGCACCTGAGCCATAGCGTGCAGCCGAAGGACCACGTAATACTTCAATTTTTTCAATCGCTTCAACTGGTACCCAGTTACTGTCGCCACGAGAGTTACGCTCACCACGCACACCATAACGTTCTGCATTACGAGAGGTGACTGGTTTACCATCCACTAAAATCAATGTATTTTCTGGTCCCATACCACGAATATCAATTTGACGTTTATTTCCGCGTTGTCCTGTAGATGAGTTACCCGTTAAATTAACACCTGGCATAGTGCGTAATACTTCAGAAATATCATTTGTCGCTGGGCGTTTCTCTAAATCTTTTGCTGTCACAAGAGAAGAACCAAGTGATTGTTTTACCTGATCTTCCGCAGTAACTTTAATTTCCTCAAGTTTCTCTTCTGCATAAGAATAGTTTGAAAAAAGCGCGATGGTTAAAGCACTTAATGCGAAGAATGATGTTGTTTTTAAATGATTGGATTTATACATTGAAATGCTCTCCTGGCATATGTGGAATAAATAATGTCCGAGAATTCTAGTACAATATAATTTCAGTGTAAATAACAATTCTTATCATTTTTATTGAATTTAAATAAAATACCTAATTTTTAACCGCACTTTCTTGCAATCCCAATAAATTCTAGTATTATTCACGGCTCGCCAATTTGGCAGATTTATTTCTCATGTCGGGTTCCCTACCCCCGATTCACCAACTAAAAAGGTCTTAAAATGAAAATTAATACTCCGATCTTCAATGATCAACAAAAACGTTTTGCTTTAATTTTATTAAGCTTGTTTCATATCTTTATCATCACAGCCAGTAACTATTTCGTTCAAATTCCCTTTGAAATCAATTTAAAATTGACCGCACTTGGTTTTGCTGATGATTTCTCATTCCACAGCACATGGGGCACACTCACTTTTCCATTCATTTTCTTAGCCACTGATTTAACGGTGCGTGTATTTGGGGCGAAAGAAGCACGTTGGATCATCTTTATCGTGATGCTCCCTGCGCTTATCGTGAGTTACATTGTTTCGGTTGTTTTTTCTAATGGACAATATCAAGGCTTAGGTGCATTAAGTGAATTCAATATGTTTGTTTTCCGTATTGCCCTTGCTAGCTTCTGTGCTTATGTATTCGGACAATTATTAGATGTGTTAGTTTTCAATCGCTTACGCCAATTAAAAACATGGTGGATTGCCCCGAGTAGTTCAATGACATTTGGCTCTCTTGCTGATACTTTTATGTTCTTTGCTGTAGCGTTTTATCAAAGCAGCGATCCTTTCATGGCAGAGCATTGGTTTAGCCTTGGATTTGTCGATTATTTATTTAAATTATTTGTTGGCATTATCTTATTTGTACCCGCTTATGGCGTGGTGCTTGGTATGATTTTGCGTAAGCTTCAATCACTGACAAATTCTCAATATGAATTGAAAATATAACGAGGATAAAAGGCGTGTTAAACACGTCTTTTTATTTCTGTTCATACACAGATATTTCTTCGGAATGTTGACTCACAGATTACCAAGTATTATGGTAACTATTTGAATGATTATAATAATGCCATTGATTATCTCATTGAACAAGTATGATACCAAGGCAACCCATATCTGCTAGCATCAAATTTGATGCACCGAATAAGAAAGGATGGCTATTTGATGATGGTTGTTCAAATTTTACTAAAATTTGTACTTTCTTTTTCACCCAAACCGTGTCTTTCCAGGCAAGCTCCGACGCATCGACGTTGACGTCATCTTGGCTTTCAATAACAAATTTAGCGCCTTGAATGGTAAAGCCGACAGGCAGAGAGCTGTTGATGATCCAACGTTCGACAGTACCGACTTTAGCCGAAATATCAACACGGCGCGGGTCAAAGCGTTGTTTGTTGATTAAGCCATTCGTGACATCCAATTCAAAGGTGCGTTCTTGGGCGATTTTACTTTCGAGCATAGCCGTGGCATCAGTATTAAATTGCTCATTCATTTTTTTACTGAAAGCTGAGATTTGACCTTGTGGGCGAAGTTCTAAAACGGTGTTATCTGCAAAATCATTTCCCGAACTGAAGACATTTTTGATTTTGTCGAAAATACCACGTTTCGCTCCAGAAATGAGAGATATGTTTTCACCTTTATCTAAATTGACTAACACTTCAGCTCGTTCACCTGGTGCAAGAATGAGAGAATTAATCGCTTTACCTTGAGGTAAAAAACCTAAATCCTTCGCAATGAGCAACATGTCTTGTTCATTATCTAAACGGAGATCATAGGCTCTTGCTAATGACGCATTGAGCAAACGCAAACGCACCCAGCCGCGAGGGACGTCAAGATAAGGCGCTTCTTGTCCATTAACGAATAGACGATTACCGACAAAGTGCGGTTGATTTTGCTTAAATAATTGTAATCCGTCGCCGTTAAATTCCATGTCTTGTAAGATTAATGGAATATCGTCCACGCCATATTTATGAGGAAGTTGTGATTTTAGGCTTTGATCATCTTCAATTAACCACATTCCCACAATGCCGCGATAGGTTTGATAGGCCGAGTTTGCCAGGGTGGCAGAGCGATACCAGCAAGTCGCGGCAGGTTGCTCTATTGGAATAATTGGTGCCCAAGATTCCCCTTTTTTGAGGACTTTTGCCGCGCCACCAAATAATTCGCCACTGGCTTGTAATCCCTGAATAGAGAGAGCAATACTTTGTGGCAAATTGTTGTGATAATTAAGTTTTGCAAAGGAACCCGATTTGATGCGAATAGTGGGCCCAAGATAATTGCCATTAAAGCCCCATACACTGACACTATGGGAGCCGTCTAACTTGTAGCCGGTTTCTTCCATATTAAGAATAATGGGGCGACCACGTTTCGCTTCCATCAACGGGGGAATAGTTAATTTTTCGCGGGATGCCGCTAATACTGATTGAGGAGTGGCAGCAAGTGCGGTTGAAATTGCGGTAGTTTTTAATAATTGGCGACGAGAAAGACGCAACATATTATTTTCCTTGTGCAATTTCATCATCGAGTTCAGCGATACGTTTTTCCATTAAATCGTGGCAGTAAGTAGCAAGTTCGCGAACATTGTCTTTTGTGTAGGATGATACATCAATCGGATCCATCATTTCACAAATCACTTTACCGTTATCCCAACGATTTAAATCAATTTTTTTATGCGTCGTCGAACACACAACGGGCACGATTGGCACACCAGCTGCAATTGCTGCATGGAATGCCCCTGTTTTGAATGGCAATAAGCCGCGACCACGGCTACGAGTGCCTTCAGGGAACATCCAAATTGACAGGTTGTCTTTATTGATGCGACGAGCAAGTTCCGTCATCGTGCTGTGTGCTTTAGAACGATTTTCACGATCTAAGAAAATATTGCCCGTCACCCAATATAAAATACCGAAAAAAGGAATCCAAATTAGGCTTTTTTTACCTACACTCACCGTGCGAGGGAGTACCATGTAAGAGATGGTCACCATATCGAAATTATTTTGGTGGTTACCGATATAAATACAACGCGGCATATTCTCTTTATTTTGTGGAAAACGGTGTTCTACTTCTAAGCCAAATAATGGGTATAAGCGACCAAACCAGCGAGCCACAATGCCCACATTGCTTGGATTTTTGAAACGAATAAAGGAATAGATCGTACCGAGCACACAAATTAAAATACAACAAAGTGCAACGATGAGAATTCTGGCGATTTTTAACATAGAAAATACCTAATTAAAATTTTTGGAAAGTATAGCAAATTACACAAAAATGTGTGCTAATCTAATGAAAAAAATGACGGAATAGTTATGAAACCCATTTATTTTATTGCAGATCTTCATTTGAGCGAAACGCATCCGGAATTAATCGCACTTTTTAATGATTTTATGAAA
This is a stretch of genomic DNA from Haemophilus parainfluenzae. It encodes these proteins:
- a CDS encoding 1-acylglycerol-3-phosphate O-acyltransferase, which codes for MLKIARILIVALCCILICVLGTIYSFIRFKNPSNVGIVARWFGRLYPLFGLEVEHRFPQNKENMPRCIYIGNHQNNFDMVTISYMVLPRTVSVGKKSLIWIPFFGILYWVTGNIFLDRENRSKAHSTMTELARRINKDNLSIWMFPEGTRSRGRGLLPFKTGAFHAAIAAGVPIVPVVCSTTHKKIDLNRWDNGKVICEMMDPIDVSSYTKDNVRELATYCHDLMEKRIAELDDEIAQGK
- a CDS encoding multicopper oxidase domain-containing protein, with product MLRLSRRQLLKTTAISTALAATPQSVLAASREKLTIPPLMEAKRGRPIILNMEETGYKLDGSHSVSVWGFNGNYLGPTIRIKSGSFAKLNYHNNLPQSIALSIQGLQASGELFGGAAKVLKKGESWAPIIPIEQPAATCWYRSATLANSAYQTYRGIVGMWLIEDDQSLKSQLPHKYGVDDIPLILQDMEFNGDGLQLFKQNQPHFVGNRLFVNGQEAPYLDVPRGWVRLRLLNASLARAYDLRLDNEQDMLLIAKDLGFLPQGKAINSLILAPGERAEVLVNLDKGENISLISGAKRGIFDKIKNVFSSGNDFADNTVLELRPQGQISAFSKKMNEQFNTDATAMLESKIAQERTFELDVTNGLINKQRFDPRRVDISAKVGTVERWIINSSLPVGFTIQGAKFVIESQDDVNVDASELAWKDTVWVKKKVQILVKFEQPSSNSHPFLFGASNLMLADMGCLGIILVQ